TCCACGGCATGCCCGATAAGCGGTAGCTAGAATGCTAGCTTAGTGAGATACTCCTGCCAAACTGCCTCGATGCCCTGGCTAAGTTGCAGCAGGTCGGGTTAAAATACATGATACACCTGCCTAGTCTAGCCAGGTACTCCAAAAGACATGCGGCATCTTCACTGAAACTCCTGAAGCTTACCACTGCGTCTTTGAAACTTTGTCACCCCCGCCTGACTGAAGATGCACGCGGTTAACGGGAACCTCACCTTTGGACTCTGCCgctctgaaacctgaagaaggAGAGGGCTAAAAATGAGGGCATTTGCTAGGTGAAATTTACAGAAGGCTCCACCTCCACAGCCGACACGGTGACGCAGGCAGCATACGTGCCTGGCCGAGATTAAAGAAAAAGGCGTCGGCGTGCGCGGTGCAGGCTGCGGCAGCACAACTTGGGGAATCCGCTaaccgccggcgccggagccggagccgggcCGGCGTAATTTTTTTGACGGCCAGGGATCGGCGGTAGCGGCGCACGATGAGCGGCACGTGGCCGCCCGTCGACGGTGCACGCCGGCTTTGCgagcctgccgcgcgcgcttcCGTCGCCCGGGCAGGCGGCCAGCACCACCAGCAGGCAGCGAGCTCGGCTCCCGAAAGCCACCCACCACTCCGCACAAGGCCGGGGCTCTTGGGGCAGAACGCCCTCGTGCTCCAGCTCGTGCTCTGGCCGAACCTGAGAGGGCGAGGGCGGCCGCCAGGTCACCGCGTACCATAGACTATAGTACTGGTGGTAAAAAGAAAAGGCAGAAGCAGGTAAGAGCTGTCGCGAGTTCCGCGTACCTGCTTTAACAGCGAGGGGTAAAATCAGATCACACTGGAACACTTAACAGTGTAGGCGTGCCATGGCCAACTACTCTCAATTCTCAGGAACTCAAAACCATCAAACGTTACTGATTCTGTGATTCATCCAATCGATCTCTCTACGTACATACTACTGGAGTACGTATAGCTAGGTAGCTATGGCTGGTACTCAGCCGTACGGCCCGTACTTTCCAACTGAGTCACTGCCTCACTGGTTGATCAGTTCAGACGTGAAACTGGGGATGGGTGATCCGTACATACTCGGAGATTTTGATGCATGAGTTTCCACGCGTACAGTGTGCACCGACGACCGGTGCCGACGGCTGCCGACATTTGCGTCTCGAAGAGCTAACTGCACGGCCGGACGTTCGACCGAAAGCCGGCGCGACGGGATTcgccctcgccggccggccgcgtcCATGGAAGACCGTAAACAAGCAGCGACCCTTCTTCTTGACATGTACTCCTACCTTGAAGCTACGACATGCTCCTACCGTTCTACGAATCTCGAAAAGGCAATGCCTGTCGTTCACACTCTCGACGTGCACTTGATTGACAGTAGCAGATTCATCAGCTGCATTGGAGCTTTAACTCCGAGCTTTCACACACCTCGACAGTACACGGCGTGCAGCCGGGGGGCATGCAAAATGTATACGTTAGCCTTGACTTCAGAAACATACAAGTTATTACTTTTATTTTTCGGTGTAGTGTTTGTAATGTCAACTTTTTTGGGTTTCCTTGCCAACACATTTATTTGATCAGTCGACGAAATATGCAGAGCTAGCACACATGCAAGTTCAAACTTGAAAGAAAGACTCTTGGATGCTTGGGTTAAGTTGATACCTTGGTCAGGCGCAATCAGGACCAGTCGATAAACAATTCCTAGGGCTTGTTAAAGAAAACTACCACGGGCGTACGGTTACAGCAGATATTCTCAGTCCTTTTCTCGGCTTGCTTTGACTGCATATTCATCCATCCCTAGCTAGCTGTACTACCTACACACAGCTTCTGAGCTTCAACCATTGCATCCTCTCTTCTATAAAAGGCCAACAACCCCCACCCCCTGCTTCCTCTCTCCTCTTCAGCGCATTCTTCTTCCTAGCTTGCAACTTATAGCATCACACACACGACCAATCTATCGAATTGGGTATAGCTTGTAGGAGAATCTCAAAGCATGAGCAGCAGAAGAACCAGAAGTGCAATGAATCTTCTTGTAGCTGTCCTAGTCATCGTCTCCTTGCTCACTCTGCACGCCCCTGTTGCCGGTGCTCGACACGGTGAGTTCTTGTCCATCTCGTCGCCGTCGCAGTTGACGACGTTCTTGAGATTTGCCTTGATCCGTTGCTGATGAGTCCATCTCCACTGTTCTTGCAGTTGTCGTGCTGAACCCAAACAACAATGGACTGAACAACAAAGGAGATAATAAGGTAAGTGAAAGCGTCCAATCTGCTGCCCTCACCGTCCCTTGTTCACAAATTAGAGCAAATTAATCCACTGATAGACGATAGATACTTGATTACTTACTAGAATGCCTGTGTGATTGCTTGCAGAACCTCGCAATGGTGCCGGCCTCGGCGTTGACTGATGATTTAGCAGCGACCAGCAAGGGATTCTCAGGGCGGAAGCTTGGTGCGCCGAACAAGGAAGAAACCAAAACCGCCATGGGATCGACGACGACTTCAGCAGGTTGGCGGCCGCGGACGGTGGAGATGCGCGCGGCGAGGAGGCACGGCGACGCGGCCGCCGAGCTGTACGACATGCTCCGGAGGGACTACGCGTGGAAGGCGAGCCGCCGGCGGCCGATCAACAACGGCGTCAAGCCGTTTCAGGTGAAGAAGCCCTAGATGTAGCTAGGCTTCCCGGGCActcggcggggggggggggggggggggggggcatggTAGTAATTCGATCGGTACATATAGTTATAGAGCTAGCTTAGCAGCTCCTTTCGGGGATTTAGTTGCTAGTCCTAGGTGATTAGGAGGGTCAGTACACTTAGTTGCCTATACTGAATAATGCCATCCGGCCAGCCTTGATCTAGCCTCCAAGCTGGAACAACCTGTTTAGCCCTGACTGCAGTAGCATGAATCATATTCATGTGCAGATGGGCAATTTTGTAATTGGTGTTCATGCTTGTTGAGGATAGATGCCATGTAGTATAAACATCTGCACCAGTATCAGGTTTGCAGGTGTCCTCATATGCTTGTAACAGGTTCAGTGATGATTTACATGTGTCCTCACCAATTTACGGTCATGTAGTTCTATTGCTTGCTCGCATACCAGGACCAGTTCATGGCCAACAGAACCTGCTTCAGTGATCCTTGCAGCAGAGTAACACGGATCAAATAGCAGCCATTCGGCAGGGATGTTCATCTACAATAATACATCAACAAGTAGCTAGCAGCAAATGCTATATCAAAGCTATACCTTCATTCCTCACTCATCATAGTGTCGTAAATTACAAGCCACTACCGAATCCGACAAGCCATTAGCCTGCTAGAGATAAATAAGAACAGCAGGGCATGAGGGGGACAGACAGCAAGAGGAGGGAGAAAGAAGAGAAATATTTGAATGAATTTAACATGGACTACCAAGGGCTGGGCTCAAGCGTGACACTAAGGGCTAAACTCAACAGGCAAAAAGAATGCAGGGGCAAGCACATTCAGAATTTACAGCAAAGGATTCTGTAACCCCAGCCTCGGTCTTCCCTCAGACGCCTGCGGTCGGCCTTTGCCATCTTCACGGGGCTGCTGTTCCACTCGTTCTGTAGTCTGTGAATCAGAAAGTTTATTTTGCTTGAGCAAATAACTTCGTATATAAAGATGACATAACATATATGAAGAATGCCCTGATAGGTTGAAAGGTTCAGAAACTGCTATGAGCCCAAGTCAATACAAGCAAGCACTGGAAGTTACGCAGTAACAATTAGGATAAGGAAATTATATCAATGCCTGGCTGATATTTCTTTAGCCAGGGGAATTTATGTTGTTGACTATTTAGTATTTACCATAATAGAAGAACAAATTCAATGCTGGTCCATTCAGATGTACAACAAACTATGAAGTTGCTTATAATATATGGGGCTAGATTTTATGAATTACGGCAGAGAGATGTATATCGGGAAGGAATTAATTTGTTTAATAGAACTAAGCAGCAACATTGCAGGGTGACAAAGCAATTCTACGTTGAAAAAAGTAACAGGGTTGTCTTCACTTACACTGGAAATGCAAAGGACCGAGTACTTGTTGTGCTACTTTCTGATCGAAGAGAAATGTTGCCAGAATAAGGTATGTGACCAGAAGGTGTTAGTGGACCTGACGTAATGCTAGGACCAGAGAAGCTGGATTCAAAGGGATTGCGGATAACAGTTTGCGCAGTCACTTTTGCACTGTCTGGTCCATTTTGTTGAACAACAGGTTCTCTTTGCACAAGAGGTGAATTCTTATCATCCGTGACGTCCTCACTTCTTTTTGTGCCAACCTCCACATCTCTAGGGTTAAAATCACTTATATCCTGGGCACTATCAATCTCAATTTTTTTACAGCTCTCACTTTTGCCGTCACTAGGCTCTCCATTGCTGGTAGACAGAGATGTGGCTATACCTGTTTCATGCGCCGCATCAGTTTTCACATCGGTGAGACTTCCTCTCTGATCATTACATTGTTCAGATGCTTGAACATCCAATGTACTTGAACCTGCTTCAACAGAATCTGACCTATTCTCTTCAATTATGGCTTCATCTATTTCAATAGGATCAAATCCTTTCAGTGTTCTGTTGACAAGATCGCT
The sequence above is drawn from the Panicum hallii strain FIL2 chromosome 7, PHallii_v3.1, whole genome shotgun sequence genome and encodes:
- the LOC112900005 gene encoding uncharacterized protein LOC112900005 — translated: MSSRRTRSAMNLLVAVLVIVSLLTLHAPVAGARHVVVLNPNNNGLNNKGDNKNLAMVPASALTDDLAATSKGFSGRKLGAPNKEETKTAMGSTTTSAGWRPRTVEMRAARRHGDAAAELYDMLRRDYAWKASRRRPINNGVKPFQVKKP